One genomic segment of Bacillus sp. 2205SS5-2 includes these proteins:
- a CDS encoding alpha/beta fold hydrolase: protein MSLENEFRDFPLLIFNGLAYRLFGDRSGYPVIYFHGTPGSSFEGLYLQTSALRQRILIIAIDREYFEKSRQEFYRHFAMKIRDLIQYLGLSHYSFLAWSAGSVASLKIASILNNEVESIHIWGGVPPLISDNIRPKLHSIDRFFHSFIHWNPAAFCFFLKGTKPLLKKKRLSQWMVKMYGGMVEWNSLQKHFYRKWSYAEIQTSIISNVFRMNVDNVYKDYYHYLAEERFDETDLPINLHLWHGQEDQIVPFRVDVLLISKLSFRIFTLLKERVILSTLIIWRSYFLPFFKLII, encoded by the coding sequence ATGAGCTTAGAGAATGAGTTCAGAGATTTTCCATTATTGATTTTTAACGGATTAGCTTATCGCCTGTTTGGTGATCGAAGCGGTTACCCGGTCATTTATTTTCATGGAACACCAGGCAGTAGTTTTGAAGGCTTGTATTTACAAACATCCGCTTTGCGTCAGAGGATCTTAATTATCGCCATCGACCGGGAGTATTTTGAGAAAAGTAGGCAAGAATTCTATCGCCATTTCGCGATGAAAATCAGAGATTTGATTCAATATCTTGGATTGTCTCATTATTCATTTCTGGCTTGGTCAGCCGGGAGTGTGGCATCACTTAAGATTGCATCTATTCTAAATAATGAAGTTGAAAGCATTCATATATGGGGAGGAGTTCCACCTTTAATATCAGATAATATTAGACCAAAATTACATAGTATTGATCGCTTCTTCCACAGCTTTATTCATTGGAATCCAGCCGCTTTTTGTTTTTTTCTAAAAGGAACAAAGCCGCTATTAAAAAAGAAACGACTCTCTCAGTGGATGGTTAAAATGTATGGAGGAATGGTTGAATGGAACTCCTTACAGAAACACTTCTATAGAAAATGGAGTTATGCGGAAATTCAAACAAGTATTATTTCAAATGTGTTTCGAATGAACGTAGATAATGTATACAAAGACTACTATCATTACCTAGCCGAAGAAAGATTCGATGAGACAGATTTGCCTATCAATCTGCATCTTTGGCATGGCCAAGAAGATCAAATAGTACCATTTAGAGTTGATGTGCTATTAATCAGCAAATTATCTTTTCGCATTTTCACCCTCTTGAAAGAACGGGTCATTTTATCTACCCTTATCATTTGGAGAAGCTATTTTCTTCCATTCTTCAAGCTAATCATCTAA
- the hydA gene encoding dihydropyrimidinase produces MKKIIKNGVIVTATDQYEADILIEEGKIVNIGHNHTSENAEIVDAKGAYVFPGGIDPHTHLEMPFGGTVSKDDFETGTIAAAFGGTTTVIDFCLTNKGEPLQNAISTWHKKSENKAVVDYGFHLMIGEMNDKVLSELTEVIEKEGITSFKVFMAYKNVFQADDETLFQTLIQAKELGALVMVHAENGDVIDYLTKKALANEQTDPIYHALTRPPEVEGEATGRAATLTGLADSQLYVVHVSCADAVEKITQAREKGFDVWGETCPQYLLLDESYLERPNFEGAKYVWSPPLRQKWHQDVLWNALKSGQLQTLGSDQCSFDFKGQKDLGKGDFTKIPNGGPFIEDRVSVLYSEGVEKGRITINQFVDIMSTRVAKLFGLFPQKGTIAVGSDADLVIFDPSVERTISAETHHMAVDYNAFEGMKIKGEPVSVFSRGEYVIKEKKFVGQAGRGQYVKRAKYGELTKANTKIESL; encoded by the coding sequence ATGAAGAAAATTATCAAAAATGGAGTTATTGTGACGGCTACTGACCAATATGAGGCAGACATATTAATAGAGGAAGGGAAAATTGTCAATATAGGACATAATCATACCTCAGAAAATGCAGAAATTGTGGATGCAAAAGGCGCGTATGTTTTTCCAGGGGGCATTGATCCTCATACACATTTAGAGATGCCTTTTGGCGGTACGGTTTCAAAAGATGATTTTGAGACCGGGACTATAGCAGCTGCTTTTGGTGGGACGACGACGGTCATTGATTTTTGCTTAACGAACAAAGGGGAGCCGCTACAAAATGCGATTTCGACTTGGCATAAGAAATCGGAGAATAAAGCGGTCGTTGATTATGGTTTCCATCTGATGATTGGAGAGATGAATGATAAAGTTCTTTCAGAATTAACAGAGGTCATAGAGAAAGAAGGAATCACTTCATTTAAAGTGTTTATGGCATATAAAAATGTATTTCAGGCAGACGATGAAACACTTTTTCAGACTTTAATACAGGCTAAGGAGTTAGGGGCTCTGGTTATGGTTCATGCCGAAAACGGCGATGTTATTGATTATTTAACAAAAAAGGCACTTGCTAATGAACAAACCGATCCGATTTACCATGCCTTGACTCGCCCTCCTGAAGTAGAAGGAGAAGCGACAGGTAGGGCCGCTACATTAACGGGTCTAGCCGACTCTCAGCTCTATGTTGTCCATGTTTCATGTGCCGATGCTGTGGAAAAAATCACACAAGCGAGAGAAAAAGGTTTTGATGTTTGGGGAGAAACCTGTCCTCAATATTTACTGCTGGATGAAAGTTATTTAGAACGACCTAACTTCGAAGGCGCTAAATATGTATGGTCGCCACCTTTACGCCAAAAATGGCATCAAGACGTCCTTTGGAATGCACTGAAATCAGGGCAATTACAAACCCTTGGTTCCGATCAATGTTCTTTTGATTTTAAGGGACAAAAAGATTTAGGGAAGGGCGATTTTACCAAAATTCCAAATGGAGGTCCATTTATCGAGGACCGTGTTTCCGTACTGTATTCAGAAGGGGTTGAAAAAGGAAGAATTACAATAAATCAATTCGTCGACATAATGTCAACGAGAGTCGCGAAGCTATTTGGGTTATTTCCACAAAAAGGGACTATCGCAGTAGGGTCAGACGCCGATCTAGTCATTTTTGACCCTTCTGTTGAACGAACGATTTCAGCAGAAACCCACCATATGGCAGTAGATTATAATGCGTTTGAAGGAATGAAAATAAAAGGTGAACCGGTTTCTGTCTTCTCTAGAGGTGAATACGTGATTAAAGAAAAGAAGTTTGTTGGTCAGGCAGGTCGAGGTCAATATGTAAAACGAGCAAAATACGGAGAGTTAACGAAAGCCAATACTAAGATAGAATCATTATAA
- a CDS encoding NAD(P)-dependent oxidoreductase translates to MKENSSLLDIQRNFQEVEPGLTNQEAVEESNRCLYCYDAPCITACPTGIDIPTFIKKIASGNLKGSAKTIMTANPMGASCARVCPTEELCEGACVLNHSTKPIMIGDLQRYATDWARHNDAVLFERNEDNGKSVAIIGGGPAGLSTARELALLGYKVTIYEAEKHAGGLNTFGIVSFRLPQKISFWEVEQVRKLNVTILTNTKVGKDVSAETLLENYDAVVLAVGMSSVPNLNIPGEKLDGVYDAIEFVKATKGVELTNDFIGKQIVVIGAGNTAIDGATCSVRLGAENVKIIYRRTEDEMSAYDFEYEFAKQDGVEFRWLTAPKRILGNEAGEVVGIECVKMKLGEPEKDGRRRPVAIENSEFVLKVDAVIKAIGQQRHLNIIDEFGLEHSHGVVKVDSQTFVTSNEKVFACGDVVFGKGKGEAMVVTAAQQGKQTAYHIHASLRSEVSI, encoded by the coding sequence ATGAAAGAGAATAGTTCTTTGCTTGATATTCAACGAAATTTTCAAGAAGTAGAACCAGGGTTGACTAACCAAGAAGCAGTGGAAGAATCGAATCGTTGTTTATACTGTTATGATGCCCCGTGCATAACAGCTTGTCCGACCGGAATTGATATTCCGACGTTTATAAAAAAAATAGCATCAGGAAATCTAAAGGGGTCAGCAAAAACCATTATGACAGCCAATCCGATGGGGGCAAGCTGTGCTCGTGTATGCCCCACTGAGGAATTGTGTGAAGGGGCCTGCGTATTAAATCATTCCACAAAACCCATTATGATTGGTGATCTGCAGAGATACGCAACCGACTGGGCTAGACATAATGACGCAGTCTTATTCGAGAGAAATGAAGATAATGGAAAATCAGTGGCTATTATCGGCGGTGGTCCAGCTGGACTTTCTACAGCTAGAGAATTAGCCCTTCTTGGATATAAAGTCACGATTTATGAAGCCGAGAAACATGCTGGTGGATTGAATACATTTGGGATTGTGTCGTTTCGTTTACCACAAAAAATATCATTTTGGGAAGTTGAACAAGTTCGAAAACTCAATGTAACCATTTTAACTAATACTAAGGTCGGCAAAGATGTGTCAGCAGAGACACTACTAGAAAACTACGATGCGGTCGTATTAGCTGTGGGCATGTCAAGTGTTCCGAACCTTAATATTCCTGGAGAGAAATTAGACGGCGTATATGATGCCATCGAATTTGTAAAAGCAACCAAAGGGGTAGAGCTAACAAATGATTTTATTGGAAAACAGATTGTGGTCATCGGCGCAGGTAATACGGCAATTGATGGAGCCACATGTTCGGTTCGATTAGGCGCAGAAAACGTTAAAATTATCTATCGACGAACCGAAGATGAAATGAGTGCTTATGACTTTGAATATGAATTTGCCAAACAAGATGGTGTGGAATTCCGCTGGTTAACGGCTCCAAAAAGAATTCTAGGCAATGAAGCTGGAGAAGTAGTGGGGATTGAATGCGTGAAAATGAAACTAGGGGAACCAGAGAAGGACGGCCGTCGTCGACCAGTTGCCATCGAAAATTCGGAATTCGTCTTAAAAGTTGATGCGGTGATTAAGGCAATTGGTCAACAGAGGCACTTGAATATTATTGATGAGTTCGGTCTAGAACATTCACATGGAGTCGTGAAAGTCGATTCGCAAACATTTGTAACGTCTAATGAGAAAGTCTTTGCCTGCGGTGACGTTGTTTTTGGAAAAGGAAAAGGCGAGGCGATGGTAGTAACTGCTGCACAACAGGGTAAACAAACGGCTTATCATATACACGCCTCATTAAGGAGCGAAGTGTCTATTTAA
- a CDS encoding CoA-acylating methylmalonate-semialdehyde dehydrogenase, whose translation MTVIKSETKALKNYINGVWVEAKSTETMEVINPATNEVLASVPISSKEDVDQAVQAARQAFNTWKKIPVPKRARILFAYHSLLMKNHEELAKLVVQENGKAYKEAYGEVQRGIECVEFASGAPTLMMGESLSGIAEDIDSEMFRYPLGVVGGITPFNFPMMVPLWMFPLAIACGNTFVLKPSEKTPILANRLVELFTEAGAPHGVLNIVHGAHDVVNGLLEHKEIAAISFVGSQPVAKYVYQTAAKYGKRVQALSGAKNHHIVMPDADMDKAASHIISSAYGSAGQRCMACSAVVVVGENDTFVEKLKKKADELSIGNGMDEEVLLTPVIRKEHRDKVLGYIKTGLKEGANLIRDGRKEMDEMKEGNFIGPTIFDFVTPEMTIAKDELFAPVLSLLRARNLDESLEYLRQSRFGNGATIYTKDAKAIRQFREEADAGMLGINVGVPATMAFFPFSGWKDSFYGDMHVNGKDGVNFYTRKKMITSRFDY comes from the coding sequence ATGACAGTCATTAAAAGCGAAACAAAAGCGTTAAAAAATTATATTAATGGTGTTTGGGTTGAAGCCAAATCGACAGAAACGATGGAAGTAATAAATCCTGCAACAAACGAAGTATTAGCTTCTGTACCTATTTCCTCAAAGGAAGACGTAGATCAAGCAGTTCAGGCAGCTAGACAAGCTTTCAATACATGGAAAAAAATCCCTGTACCAAAACGAGCACGAATCTTATTTGCTTATCATTCATTGCTCATGAAAAATCATGAAGAATTGGCAAAGCTAGTCGTACAAGAAAACGGAAAAGCATATAAAGAGGCTTACGGAGAGGTACAAAGAGGGATTGAATGTGTAGAATTTGCATCAGGAGCTCCAACATTAATGATGGGAGAAAGTCTGTCTGGAATTGCTGAAGACATTGATTCAGAAATGTTCCGCTATCCTCTTGGAGTTGTAGGAGGTATTACTCCATTTAACTTTCCAATGATGGTTCCATTATGGATGTTTCCATTAGCCATTGCGTGCGGAAATACTTTTGTTTTAAAGCCGTCAGAAAAAACGCCAATCCTAGCCAACCGTTTGGTCGAACTTTTTACTGAGGCCGGCGCACCTCATGGGGTGCTGAATATAGTTCATGGTGCACATGATGTGGTGAACGGATTATTAGAGCACAAAGAAATTGCAGCGATTTCTTTTGTTGGTTCTCAGCCAGTAGCAAAATATGTATATCAAACTGCAGCTAAATATGGTAAGCGAGTGCAAGCGTTATCTGGTGCGAAAAACCACCACATCGTTATGCCTGATGCGGACATGGACAAAGCAGCTTCTCATATTATTAGTTCAGCATATGGTAGTGCGGGTCAACGGTGTATGGCATGTAGTGCGGTGGTTGTTGTAGGTGAAAATGATACCTTCGTAGAGAAATTAAAGAAAAAAGCAGATGAACTTAGTATCGGAAATGGGATGGATGAAGAAGTTCTTTTAACCCCTGTGATTAGAAAAGAGCATCGTGATAAAGTATTAGGTTACATTAAAACAGGACTAAAGGAAGGAGCTAATCTCATTCGCGATGGTCGAAAAGAAATGGATGAAATGAAGGAAGGAAACTTTATAGGTCCAACAATTTTTGATTTTGTCACTCCAGAAATGACGATAGCGAAGGATGAATTATTCGCCCCTGTTTTAAGCTTGCTTCGGGCACGTAATCTAGATGAATCGCTCGAATATCTGCGCCAATCAAGGTTTGGAAATGGTGCGACGATTTATACGAAGGATGCCAAGGCTATTAGACAATTCCGCGAAGAAGCCGATGCAGGTATGCTTGGTATTAATGTTGGTGTGCCGGCTACAATGGCTTTCTTTCCTTTCTCGGGATGGAAGGATTCCTTTTATGGCGATATGCATGTTAATGGGAAGGATGGAGTCAATTTTTATACACGTAAAAAAATGATTACTTCTCGATTTGACTATTAA
- the preA gene encoding NAD-dependent dihydropyrimidine dehydrogenase subunit PreA, with protein MADLRMNFAGINSPNPFWLASAPPTNSGYQVQRAFEAGWGGAVWKTLGDPIINVSSRFAAVNFNGQKVAGFNNIELITDRPLEVNLQEIYETKKKFPDHVIIASLMVEPKQEKWHEIVKKVEAVGVDGLELNFGCPHGMAERGMGSASGQVPELVEKQTHWAKEVATTPVIVKLTPNITDITVTAEAAVRGGADAVSMINTINSLAGVDLDSWNTVPHVAGKGAHGGYCGPAVKPIALNMVGECARNPRINVPISGMGGVSDWQSAVEFMLMGATGVQVCTAAMHHGFRIVEDMIDGLNNYLDEKKIASVQEIIGKSVPKYSDWGNLDLNYQVVARINNDVCINCNKCHIACEDTSHQCIDMLKAANGESILKVREEDCVGCNLCSIVCPVDGAIDMIEIPNVHAPLTWNERQAALGVTPNCKVDVLK; from the coding sequence ATGGCAGATTTACGAATGAACTTTGCAGGAATTAATTCACCGAATCCATTTTGGTTGGCATCGGCTCCGCCAACTAATTCAGGGTACCAGGTACAGCGAGCCTTTGAAGCGGGCTGGGGTGGAGCAGTTTGGAAAACATTAGGTGACCCAATCATTAATGTGTCTTCACGATTTGCAGCCGTCAATTTTAACGGACAAAAAGTCGCAGGATTCAACAATATCGAACTGATCACAGATCGTCCGTTAGAAGTAAATTTACAAGAAATCTATGAAACTAAGAAGAAATTTCCTGATCACGTCATTATTGCGTCATTAATGGTCGAGCCAAAACAAGAGAAGTGGCATGAAATCGTTAAAAAAGTTGAGGCGGTTGGAGTGGATGGCCTTGAGTTGAATTTCGGCTGTCCTCATGGAATGGCAGAAAGAGGGATGGGGTCAGCTTCGGGTCAAGTTCCTGAACTTGTAGAGAAGCAAACTCATTGGGCAAAAGAAGTTGCCACTACTCCTGTCATAGTTAAGCTGACTCCCAACATTACTGACATTACCGTTACGGCAGAGGCAGCAGTTCGCGGCGGTGCAGATGCCGTTAGTATGATCAACACCATTAATAGTTTAGCAGGCGTTGACCTCGATTCATGGAATACGGTGCCGCATGTTGCTGGGAAAGGAGCTCATGGAGGGTATTGCGGTCCTGCTGTTAAACCGATTGCCCTTAATATGGTAGGTGAATGCGCACGAAACCCACGAATCAATGTACCGATCTCTGGTATGGGTGGAGTTTCTGATTGGCAATCCGCGGTAGAATTTATGTTGATGGGTGCTACCGGTGTACAAGTATGTACGGCTGCTATGCATCATGGCTTTCGAATTGTAGAAGACATGATTGACGGTTTAAACAATTACTTAGACGAAAAGAAAATTGCCTCTGTACAAGAGATTATTGGAAAGTCGGTACCAAAATATTCGGACTGGGGAAACTTGGATTTAAATTATCAAGTAGTGGCTCGAATTAATAATGATGTATGCATTAACTGCAATAAATGTCATATTGCATGCGAGGATACTTCTCATCAATGCATAGACATGCTAAAAGCAGCAAATGGCGAAAGTATTTTAAAGGTAAGAGAAGAGGATTGTGTAGGATGTAACTTATGTTCGATTGTTTGTCCAGTAGATGGAGCAATCGATATGATTGAAATCCCAAATGTTCATGCGCCGTTGACATGGAATGAAAGACAGGCTGCTTTAGGTGTTACTCCAAATTGTAAAGTAGATGTATTGAAATGA
- a CDS encoding aspartate aminotransferase family protein — MVQAKQTKNSSLKKDEQYIWHSMKPYNPEATMQAKESKGAWVTMQDGKRYLDAMAGLWCVNIGYGRDELAEAAYEQLKKMAYFPLTQSHEPAVQLAEKLNEWLDGDYVFFFSNSGSEANETAFKIARQYHQQNGEHNRYKIVSRYRAYHGNTMASLAATGQAQRKYKYEPLAPGFIHVSPPDAYRDEVQGKTPHELSSVQEIDKTMTWELSETIAAMILEPIITGGGILVPPTGYLKATKDVCEKHGALLIVDEVICGFGRTGKPFGFMNEDIQPDIITMAKGITSAYLPLSATAVKREIYEKFNGQEQYDFFRHINTFGGNPAACALALKNIEIMENEKMFERSAELGEKTLNELRNRLQNHPYVGDIRGRGLLIGIELVADKASKAPLEGEKVNRVISYCKDHGIIIGKNGMTVAGFNNVLTISPPLSIEIQDLNLIVNSLVDGLSTIK, encoded by the coding sequence ATGGTTCAAGCAAAACAAACAAAGAATTCATCTTTGAAAAAGGATGAGCAATATATTTGGCATTCTATGAAGCCTTATAATCCAGAAGCAACCATGCAGGCTAAAGAATCAAAGGGTGCATGGGTAACTATGCAAGATGGCAAACGCTATTTAGATGCAATGGCGGGGTTGTGGTGTGTAAATATTGGGTATGGACGTGACGAGCTAGCAGAAGCTGCTTATGAGCAGTTAAAGAAAATGGCCTACTTTCCTTTAACTCAAAGCCATGAACCAGCAGTCCAATTAGCCGAAAAATTAAATGAATGGTTAGATGGGGACTATGTCTTTTTCTTCTCTAATAGTGGATCTGAAGCCAATGAAACTGCGTTTAAGATTGCTAGGCAATATCATCAACAAAACGGAGAACACAATCGTTATAAAATTGTATCGAGGTATCGTGCCTATCATGGAAATACGATGGCTTCATTAGCAGCGACAGGGCAAGCACAGCGGAAATATAAGTATGAGCCGCTTGCCCCTGGATTTATTCACGTATCTCCTCCAGATGCTTACCGCGACGAAGTTCAAGGGAAAACTCCTCATGAACTTTCCTCCGTACAAGAAATTGATAAAACGATGACTTGGGAATTAAGTGAAACAATAGCCGCCATGATTTTGGAACCGATTATTACGGGTGGAGGCATCCTTGTGCCCCCAACCGGTTACTTGAAAGCAACAAAAGATGTTTGTGAGAAGCATGGAGCGCTCTTAATTGTTGACGAAGTTATATGTGGATTTGGTCGCACTGGAAAGCCGTTTGGCTTTATGAATGAAGACATTCAGCCGGATATTATTACAATGGCAAAAGGAATTACAAGTGCCTATTTACCTCTATCTGCGACAGCTGTTAAACGGGAAATATATGAGAAATTTAACGGTCAAGAACAGTACGATTTCTTTCGACACATCAATACTTTCGGAGGAAATCCTGCCGCATGTGCGTTGGCTTTGAAAAACATTGAAATAATGGAAAATGAAAAAATGTTTGAACGATCTGCTGAATTAGGGGAAAAAACGTTAAATGAATTGCGAAATAGATTGCAAAATCACCCTTATGTTGGAGATATACGTGGAAGGGGACTTCTAATTGGCATTGAACTTGTTGCGGATAAAGCATCGAAAGCACCGTTAGAAGGAGAAAAAGTGAATCGGGTGATTTCTTACTGTAAAGATCACGGAATAATAATTGGGAAAAATGGAATGACTGTAGCCGGGTTTAATAATGTCTTAACCATTTCTCCACCACTTAGTATTGAAATACAAGACTTAAACTTAATTGTAAACAGCCTTGTTGATGGGTTAAGCACAATTAAATAA
- a CDS encoding NCS1 family transporter, producing the protein MKKSYLKSPDLLPIGRAGKKISILGYSFMWVGMVVVLATFAIGGAGVLSLPLPLVIAATLIGSIAIGLFITLTGDIGIEHGLSFPVYMRAPFGTIGTHIPSIVRGLAASMWFGINTFFGATAMNGILNILFNFDNWFLCFVLFAIVQLINTALGIKAVERFADLAAPIIILISVWMYSTLSDSAAAQGREIWSWVESPVTGGAAFTAFLVVLFSNMGFWATLSADIPSISRFMKAPINERNWFKRNKSSIIGNLVALPLAQAFMVLIGGISYIAVLDANPIVALQEAASGFILGVLLLMIVLAQWSTNIAANIVPAATIFSNVGGPRFPFWAGVIAAGIAGTIVQPWNLFDVIIPVLLFVGGILSAIVGILVADYYILRKRRVNVPDLYEEHGQYKYLGGVNYAGFIAWILGATASYFVPNYSFLVGFSIGAISYYVLAKYWWFKKYAQAEIVDPSDEKYLGITVGRDWEISLEQEEVILDDVSGGANFT; encoded by the coding sequence ATGAAAAAGAGTTACTTAAAATCCCCTGATTTATTGCCGATAGGTAGAGCTGGGAAGAAAATTTCAATTCTAGGATATTCGTTCATGTGGGTAGGGATGGTCGTCGTGTTGGCAACGTTCGCAATCGGAGGAGCTGGTGTATTATCTTTACCCCTGCCACTTGTAATAGCTGCTACTTTAATAGGTTCCATTGCCATTGGGTTATTCATTACTTTAACGGGTGATATTGGAATTGAACATGGATTGTCGTTTCCAGTTTATATGAGGGCACCTTTTGGTACGATTGGAACTCATATCCCCTCAATTGTTCGTGGTCTAGCAGCCTCGATGTGGTTTGGTATTAATACGTTTTTTGGAGCTACAGCTATGAATGGAATTCTTAATATTCTGTTCAATTTCGATAACTGGTTTTTATGTTTTGTTCTCTTTGCAATCGTTCAGCTTATAAATACAGCTCTTGGAATTAAAGCTGTCGAGAGGTTTGCTGATTTAGCTGCACCTATCATTATTTTGATTTCAGTTTGGATGTACAGCACTTTATCAGACTCTGCTGCAGCACAAGGAAGAGAAATTTGGAGTTGGGTTGAAAGCCCCGTTACAGGAGGAGCAGCCTTTACCGCCTTTTTAGTCGTGCTCTTTAGTAATATGGGATTTTGGGCGACGTTGTCGGCTGATATACCTTCTATTTCACGCTTCATGAAAGCGCCCATAAATGAGCGGAACTGGTTTAAACGAAATAAAAGCTCGATTATCGGTAACTTAGTCGCTTTGCCTTTAGCACAAGCCTTCATGGTCTTAATCGGAGGAATCTCCTATATAGCTGTACTTGATGCAAACCCAATCGTAGCACTTCAAGAGGCAGCAAGCGGCTTCATCTTAGGTGTTTTATTACTTATGATTGTTTTAGCACAATGGTCTACTAATATTGCAGCAAATATTGTACCTGCGGCAACGATTTTCTCAAACGTTGGAGGTCCGAGGTTTCCATTTTGGGCAGGAGTTATAGCCGCCGGAATTGCCGGAACAATTGTTCAGCCATGGAATTTATTTGATGTGATCATTCCGGTGCTTCTCTTTGTAGGAGGGATATTGTCTGCGATTGTTGGGATTTTAGTGGCAGATTACTATATTCTTCGAAAGCGTAGAGTCAATGTGCCTGATCTTTATGAAGAACATGGGCAATACAAATATTTGGGTGGTGTAAATTACGCTGGATTTATAGCTTGGATTCTAGGTGCAACCGCTTCATATTTTGTGCCGAATTACTCCTTCCTAGTTGGGTTTTCAATTGGAGCAATAAGTTATTACGTCCTTGCGAAATATTGGTGGTTTAAGAAATACGCTCAGGCAGAAATTGTTGATCCGAGTGATGAAAAATACTTAGGGATTACGGTTGGTCGAGATTGGGAAATTTCACTTGAGCAAGAAGAAGTCATTTTAGACGATGTATCTGGTGGTGCGAATTTCACCTAA
- a CDS encoding PucR family transcriptional regulator, with the protein MRKKFQLTLEHVLSRKNFQFATVLAGKQGLQHSVKWVHVVEATNIHKLLTGHELILSTGLAWTREETFLSIIDQLIENDAAGLCIELGTTLNEIPLSVLTKAEKHSFPLIVFEKEVSFVKITQDIHTTIINQQYSMISDLENYAQLLNKKLLTISNYKEILQFLYDYIETPILFRYKELDFECYPAVPKEKQNQLIASLTQSEDCSSKVNLFEEEFAEIFLLRTTPSLSDFEHLLLDRTATALAQFFLRELFFEEKKRMNEAKWVEGWLSGNHNSRRVQDYLKDLNIHSPINGGVVCLCSYDTYVEKEKMDLTYFQLFTRSVFEQQGFVTITENLQHQQLFILLDTRDPATWKERMKKALNRMNESQFVMKNSSSSLYFSVGKYTNHLSSIHKSYESTLQTIKLKPMLPRNLNYSFFDELHLYRIISELDKNMDLSELIQDYLAPILEYDKTNNGKLLETLKIYLNSHGCKKETAKQLFIVRQTLYHRLNKIENLLGNDFMRPNIRLTLELILLAYDFINQEEDFATPTQSNFVLWD; encoded by the coding sequence ATGAGAAAGAAATTTCAACTTACGCTGGAGCATGTCCTCTCACGAAAGAATTTTCAATTTGCGACAGTATTGGCTGGAAAACAAGGACTTCAACATTCTGTGAAATGGGTTCATGTCGTTGAAGCTACCAATATTCATAAACTACTAACCGGACATGAATTAATCCTTTCGACTGGTTTAGCTTGGACGAGAGAAGAGACATTTCTTTCAATTATTGATCAACTAATTGAGAATGATGCGGCTGGATTATGTATTGAACTTGGTACGACACTGAATGAGATACCACTTTCCGTTCTAACTAAAGCGGAAAAACATTCCTTTCCATTGATCGTATTTGAAAAGGAAGTTTCCTTTGTGAAGATTACTCAGGATATTCATACGACAATCATAAACCAGCAATATTCAATGATCAGTGATTTGGAAAATTATGCTCAGCTCCTTAATAAAAAACTTTTAACGATTAGTAACTATAAAGAAATTCTCCAATTTTTATATGATTATATAGAGACGCCTATTTTATTTCGATACAAAGAGTTAGACTTCGAGTGCTATCCAGCTGTGCCGAAAGAAAAACAAAATCAATTGATCGCTTCTTTAACGCAGTCTGAAGATTGTTCTTCAAAGGTAAATTTATTTGAAGAGGAATTTGCGGAAATTTTTTTACTTAGAACAACTCCATCACTAAGTGACTTTGAGCATTTACTGCTAGATCGTACAGCAACAGCGTTAGCACAATTTTTTCTAAGAGAACTATTTTTTGAAGAGAAAAAAAGGATGAATGAGGCAAAATGGGTCGAAGGTTGGTTAAGCGGAAATCATAATTCTCGAAGAGTACAAGATTATCTAAAAGACCTTAATATCCATTCACCCATAAATGGAGGAGTCGTTTGCCTGTGTAGTTATGACACTTATGTTGAAAAAGAAAAAATGGATTTAACCTATTTTCAGCTTTTCACACGTTCAGTCTTTGAACAACAAGGTTTTGTAACCATTACGGAAAATTTACAGCATCAGCAGTTGTTTATTCTTCTTGATACGAGAGACCCCGCTACGTGGAAAGAACGAATGAAGAAAGCATTGAACCGTATGAATGAATCACAATTTGTGATGAAAAATTCATCGTCTTCTTTATATTTTTCTGTTGGTAAATATACCAATCATCTATCTAGTATTCATAAAAGCTATGAATCAACACTTCAAACCATCAAACTGAAGCCAATGCTTCCGAGAAATCTAAATTATTCATTTTTTGACGAATTACATCTATATCGAATTATCTCAGAATTGGATAAAAATATGGATTTATCAGAGTTGATACAAGATTATTTAGCACCAATTCTCGAGTATGATAAAACCAATAATGGGAAGTTGCTAGAAACGCTAAAAATCTATCTTAACAGTCATGGATGTAAAAAGGAAACGGCCAAGCAGTTATTTATCGTTCGCCAAACCTTATATCATCGTTTAAACAAAATTGAGAATTTATTGGGAAACGATTTTATGAGACCAAATATACGCTTAACACTGGAACTGATTCTATTAGCATATGATTTTATTAATCAAGAAGAAGATTTTGCGACTCCTACTCAAAGTAATTTTGTTTTATGGGATTGA